In Anopheles gambiae chromosome 2, idAnoGambNW_F1_1, whole genome shotgun sequence, a single window of DNA contains:
- the LOC1281700 gene encoding dromyosuppressin isoform X1 produces the protein MASQQIASLKAVTCVVLLLVIVCSLVAGSAMPPLCENRLIDELPPKFRKVCAALENSNQFAEALNAYIRKEAAGNAFLYLDDDMLVPGQTGKRTDVDHVFLRFGRRR, from the exons ATGGCTAG CCAACAGATCGCTTCACTGAAAGCCGTCACGtgtgtggtgctgttgctggtgataGTGTGCAGCCTGGTGGCCGGCTCCGCCATGCCACCGCTCTGCGAGAACAGACTGATCGACGAGCTTCCGCCCAAGTTCCGGAAGGTGTGCGCGGCGCTGGAAAACTCGAACCAATTCGCCGAAGCACTGAACGCGTACATACGAAAGGAGGCAGCTGGTAATG CTTTTCTTTACCTAGATGACGACATGCTGGTACCGGGACAGACGGGCAAGCGGACGGATGTGGATCACGTGTTCCTGAGGTTCGGCAGAAGGCGCTAA
- the LOC1281700 gene encoding dromyosuppressin isoform X4 — MASQQIASLKAVTCVVLLLVIVCSLVAGSAMPPLCENRLIDELPPKFRKVCAALENSNQFAEALNAYIRKEAADDDMLVPGQTGKRTDVDHVFLRFGRRR; from the exons ATGGCTAG CCAACAGATCGCTTCACTGAAAGCCGTCACGtgtgtggtgctgttgctggtgataGTGTGCAGCCTGGTGGCCGGCTCCGCCATGCCACCGCTCTGCGAGAACAGACTGATCGACGAGCTTCCGCCCAAGTTCCGGAAGGTGTGCGCGGCGCTGGAAAACTCGAACCAATTCGCCGAAGCACTGAACGCGTACATACGAAAGGAGGCAGCTG ATGACGACATGCTGGTACCGGGACAGACGGGCAAGCGGACGGATGTGGATCACGTGTTCCTGAGGTTCGGCAGAAGGCGCTAA
- the LOC1281699 gene encoding C2 domain-containing protein 5 — MPGKVKVKVLAGRNLPVMDRSSDTTDAFVEIKLGNVTYKTDVCRKTLNPHWNSEWYTFEVEDAELQDEPLQIRLMDYDTYTANDAIGKVYINLSPLLHSTTKSRTGKGSIMSGWLPVYDTIHGVRGEINVIVKVDLFTDFNKFRQSSCGVLFFHSSNIPYGYSIAMYHGFVEELVVNDDPEYQWIDKIRTPRASNEARQLAFMKLSAQVQRKIGIKAIEMGANAVIGYMQCYDLEGDVGVVARGIGTAVSLTKINESFSQHIGEEILVEEHKLSGSSDFGDPPRRALAIGGESNNHATGNSPTKLGTPIVNSLLTKDTVCVPICRRSSDSDLSITPKGSSCPLDKSIGIVRNYGANNGNAKSIMIMNYDMLEMLEYPFFTMTKYPPGIIRYIGATVTARSVKLLERVPNPNEPETRDSWWNEIRTEVRSHARSLGCNVILGYVEQTTIDDDICVLSATGTAAVINLQFGSDMWMADASLNASADGGADSSQAKEHMTSSLDRQDFDRECSGSREQTPNTIEGEGTYDGPSGSGNSKCTMCHVPYSLGSVNFRINAVKCFMCKNGIVPDVLITTIEIPDGVPVSGRGSLIQAHTCRQKRDLKGEANGKEISDALPFLEYELHKLLVNKLKIKGMNAIFGLRSNITIGEKTIALIATGTAVYLTALPKPLLPQIVDSSSFPDERKIQELQKMVQNIVEQNIQAYQLQCVYDSDTEQAPAGATGVASSREERDGKELDLVCMQKSACVLELDDIIDLDLLTFEKEPEIAPDGFYVANLQTMPGISTDVLDNVKQFQMFTQVWRAKLPYTLQHTTRNLNKRFQGLLKLIYYKLRSMRPCVLCDLRYKLDFPETDEIQIVVSGMTLALGDGTTRLKRKCSTQNHHTPGPSPSVHSSSVARSSNDDEMMFSLDEDSMDTSGPPVAPASTPVPSIVKSFKSRGTKAMTAASSYHSKINRSGKMIPLKDGYGVDITTLSYIPGGKIEKYLGNLNFFFIRECTSIRESGGICGFVHSFISEVLSIVRAHVTSLGGNAMIAFYLNDLTLLDNVHKNQGQCLISVGGDVVFVSFHKDEK; from the exons ATGCCCGGAAAGGTGAAGGTGAAGGTGCTTGCGGGCAGAAATCTGCCCGTAATGGACCGCAGCAGCGATACCACCGACGCGTTCGTGGAGATCAAGCTCGGCAACGTGACGTACAAAACGGATGTTTGTAGGAAAACGTTGAATCCTCACTGGAACTCGGAATGGTACACGTTTGAG GTGGAAGATGCGGAGCTGCAGGACGAACCACTGCAGATCCGGCTGATGGATTACGATACCTACACGGCAAACGATGCGATTGGCAAAGTGTACATAAATCTTAGCCCTTTACTCCA CTCCACGACCAAATCAAGGACAGGGAAGGGATCAATTATGTCCGGTTGGCTACCGGTGTACGACACAATTCACGGCGTGCGTGGAGAAATCAACGTTATTGTAAAGGTAGATCTGTTCACAGACTTTAACAAGTTTCGCCAAAGCTCTTGCGGAGTGTTGTTCTTCCATT CTTCCAACATACCTTACGGTTATAGTATTGCAATGTATCACGGTTTCGTAGAGGAACTGGTCGTAAATGATGATCCCGAGTATCAGTGGATCGATAAAATTCGCACACCACGTGCATCGAACGAAGCGCGGCAACTGGCGTTTATGAAGCTATCGGCACAG GTGCAACGCAAGATTGGCATCAAAGCAATCGAGATGGGCGCCAATGCGGTGATAGGCTACATGCAGTGCTACGATTTGGAGGGCGACGTGGGAGTGGTAGCGCGTGGCATCGGTACGGCCGTTTCCTTAACGAAGATCAACGAATCATTTTCACAGCACATTGGAGAAGAGATCCTGGTGGAGGA GCATAAACTGTCCGGAAGTTCAGACTTTGGTGACCCTCCCAGGAGAGCGCTGGCGATTGGCGGAGAGAGCAACAATCATGCCACAGGCAACAGTCCAACGAAATTGGGTACACCGATTGTAAATTCACTGTTAACGAAGGATACCGTCTGCGTGCCAATTTGTAGACGGTCGTCCGATTCGGATCTAAGTATCACACCGAAGG GAAGCTCATGTCCGCTCGATAAGAGCATAGGCATCGTGCGCAATTACGGAGCAAACAATGGCAATGCAAAATCGATCATGATAATGAACTATGACATGTTGGAAATGTTAGAGTATCCTTTCTTCACCATGACCAAGTATCCGCCCGGAATCATACGATACATAG GCGCCACAGTGACCGCACGCTCTGTGAAGCTGTTGGAGCGTGTACCGAACCCTAACGAGCCCGAAACCCGTGACAGTTGGTGGAATGAGATACGGACGGAGGTTCGGTCGCATGCACGCTCGCTAGGATGTAACGTTATTCTCGGTTACGTAGAGCAAACAACAATTGA TGATGATATTTGTGTACTTTCGGCCACTGGTACGGCGGCAGTCATAAACTTACAGTTTGGTAGCGATATGTGGATGGCCGATGCGTCGTTGAATGCATCCGCGGACGGTGGGGCCGACAGTTCACAGGCCAAGGAGCACATGACATCTTCCCTCGATCGGCAGGACTTTGATCGCGAGTGTAGTGGATCGCGCGAGCAAACGCCCAACACGATAGAGGGCGAAGGTACTTACGATGGACCAAGCGGATCGGGGAACAGCAAATGCACGATGTGCCATGTGCCGTACTCGCTCGGGTCGGTTAACTTTCGCATCAATGCAGTGAAATGTTTCATGTGCAA AAATGGTATCGTGCCGGATGTGCTTATTACAACGATCGAAATCCCCGACGGTGTGCCCGTGTCCGGTCGGGGCAGTCTCATACAGGCCCACACGTGTCGGCAGAAGCGCGACCTGAAGGGTGAAGCGAACGGAAAGGAAATCTCGGACGCGCTACCGTTTCTCGAGTACGAACTGCACAAGCTGCTGGTGAACAAGCTCAAAATCAAGGGCATGAATGCCATCTTCGGGCTGCGCTCGAACATAACGATTGGGGAGAAAACGATCGCGCTGATTGCGACCGGCACGGCGGTTTATCTGACCGCGCTACCGAAACCATTGCTGCCGCAGATCGTTGATAGCAGCTCGTTTCCGGACGAGCGCAAGATTCAAGAGCTGCAAAAGATGGTCCAAAACATTGTGGAGCAAAACATTCAGGCCTACCAGCTGCAGTGCGTTTACGATTCCGACACGGAACAGGCGCCGGCAGGAGCGACCGGGGTGGCCAGTTCACGGGAGGAGCGGGATGGCAAGGAGCTGGATTTGGTGTGCATGCAGAAGTCGGCCTGCGTGCTCGAGCTGGACGATATAATCGATTTGGATTTGCTGACGTTCGAAAAGGAACCGGAAATTGCACCCGA TGGGTTTTATGTAGCGAACTTACAAACAATGCCGGGCATTTCGACGGATGTACTTGATAACGTGAAGCAGTTTCAGATGTTTACGCAGGTGTGGCGAGCGAAGCTGCCCTACACGCTCCAACACACGACCAGAAATCTCAACAAGCGCTTCCAAGGATTGCTGAAGCTTATCTACTACAAGCTGCGCTCGATGCGGCCCTGCGTGTTGTGTGATCTTCGCTACAAGCTGGATTTCCCCGAAACGGACGAAATTCAGATCGTCGTTTCGGGCATGACGCTAGCGCTCGGGGACGGTACCACCCGGTTGAAGCGAAAGTGCAGCACACAGAACCATCACACACCGGGTCCTTCGCCCTCGGTACACTCCAGCTCGGTGGCAAGAAGCAGCAACG ACGATGAAATGATGTTCTCGTTGGATGAAGACTCGATGGATACGTCCGGGCCACCGGTGGCACCAGCATCAACGCCGGTACCATCGATTGTAAAAAGTTTCAAATCTCGGGGCACAAAAGCGATGACCGCTGCTTCGTCGTATCACAGCAAGATCAACCGGTCAGGGAAAATG ATACCATTGAAGGACGGGTACGGTGTCGACATTACAACACTCAGCTACATTCCCGGTGGCAAGATAGAAAAGTATCTCGGGAATTTGAACTTTTTCTTCATACGCGAATGTACCTCGATCCGGGAGAGCGGTGGAATCTGCGGGTTCGTGCACAGCTTCATCTCGGAGGTGCTGTCCATAGTGCGCGCGCACGTAACCTCCCTCGGCGGCAATGCAATGATTGCGTTCTATCTGAACGACCTAACGCTTCTGGACAACGTGCACAAGAAtcag GGCCAATGTCTCATCAGCGTTGGTGGCGATGTGGTTTTTGTATCGTTCCACAAGGATGAAAAGTGA
- the LOC1281700 gene encoding dromyosuppressin isoform X2, with protein sequence MASQQIASLKAVTCVVLLLVIVCSLVAGSAMPPLCENRLIDELPPKFRKVCAALENSNQFAEALNAYIRKEAAAFLYLDDDMLVPGQTGKRTDVDHVFLRFGRRR encoded by the exons ATGGCTAG CCAACAGATCGCTTCACTGAAAGCCGTCACGtgtgtggtgctgttgctggtgataGTGTGCAGCCTGGTGGCCGGCTCCGCCATGCCACCGCTCTGCGAGAACAGACTGATCGACGAGCTTCCGCCCAAGTTCCGGAAGGTGTGCGCGGCGCTGGAAAACTCGAACCAATTCGCCGAAGCACTGAACGCGTACATACGAAAGGAGGCAGCTG CTTTTCTTTACCTAGATGACGACATGCTGGTACCGGGACAGACGGGCAAGCGGACGGATGTGGATCACGTGTTCCTGAGGTTCGGCAGAAGGCGCTAA
- the LOC1281700 gene encoding dromyosuppressin isoform X3, whose product MASQQIASLKAVTCVVLLLVIVCSLVAGSAMPPLCENRLIDELPPKFRKVCAALENSNQFAEALNAYIRKEAAGNDDDMLVPGQTGKRTDVDHVFLRFGRRR is encoded by the exons ATGGCTAG CCAACAGATCGCTTCACTGAAAGCCGTCACGtgtgtggtgctgttgctggtgataGTGTGCAGCCTGGTGGCCGGCTCCGCCATGCCACCGCTCTGCGAGAACAGACTGATCGACGAGCTTCCGCCCAAGTTCCGGAAGGTGTGCGCGGCGCTGGAAAACTCGAACCAATTCGCCGAAGCACTGAACGCGTACATACGAAAGGAGGCAGCTGGTAATG ATGACGACATGCTGGTACCGGGACAGACGGGCAAGCGGACGGATGTGGATCACGTGTTCCTGAGGTTCGGCAGAAGGCGCTAA
- the LOC1281697 gene encoding innexin inx7, which translates to MLNTFSVLSPHLKFKYKFVTIDNLAFKFHYRATFIILLVCTLLVTSRQYIGEHIRCITGGSIPEHVINTFCFFTTTFTVIRHYNESLLQDGVLPHPGVGPMYTEDPVKHHAYYQWVPFILFLQALTFYAPHMLWRVSEGGRLKNLVDGLHMAHLSEHYTAKANITIGPKYTLLSRDTVDAKLRTVKREFSNHFMVQRHWASRHICCEVLNLLNCILQIVFTNIFLGRKFWNLGPSFLEEDFTGKMDVLDTVFPKVTKCHFYKYGPTGSIQKHDALCIMALNVINEKIFTFLWFWYVVLFCVAVLAIVWRMLTLLLHNRSYKFTALILSFASPGRLNPQDVEIITKRLRFTEWLFLYYLAKNMDAHLFRKVLRQITDELRHPKEDEDDEHDDDDHHHRHHGGIDTVDGHHDDDDSDIEMVKLRYEHDHKKA; encoded by the exons ATGCTGAATACGTTCTCCGTGCTTTCGCCTCACCTTAAGTTTAAGTACAAGTTTGTGACGATCGACAACTTGGCGTTCAAGTTTCACTACCGTGCGACGTTTATCATTCTGCTCGTGTGTACGCTGCTGGTGACATCGAG ACAGTACATCGGAGAGCACATCCGGTGTATTACGGGCGGTTCCATACCGGAGCATGTCATCAACACGTTCTGCTTCTTCACCACCACCTTCACCGTCATCCGGCACTACAATGAGTCGCTGCTGCAGGATGGGGTGCTTCCGCATCCGGGCGTCGGTCCAATGTACACCGAGGATCCGGTAAAGCATCACGCCTACTATCAGTGGGTTCCGTTCATTCTCTTCCTGCAGGCACTCACGTTCTACGCACCCCACATGCTGTGGCGTGTAAGCGAAG GCGGTCGGTTGAAGAATCTCGTCGACGGGTTGCACATGGCGCACCTTAGCGAGCACTACACGGCCAAGGCGAACATTACGATCGGACCGAAGTATACGCTGCTTTCGCGGGACACCGTCGACGCCAAGCTGCGCACGGTGAAGCGTGAATTCTCGAACCACTTCATGGTCCAGCGCCACTGGGCGTCGCGACACATCTGCTGCGAGGTGCTGAACCTGCTCAACTGCATCCTGCAGATCGTGTTCACCAACATCTTTCTCGGGCGCAAGTTCTGGAACCTGGGGCCGAGCTTCCTGGAGGAGGACTTTACCGGCAAGATGGACGTGCTCGATACGGTGTTCCCGAAGGTGACCAAGTGCCACTTCTACAAGTACGGTCCGACCGGTTCGATCCAAAAGCATGACGCACTGTGCATAATGGCACTGAACGTGATTAATGAGAAGATTTTTACCTTCCTCTGGTTCTGGTACGTGGTGCTGTTCTGTGTGGCCGTACTGGCGATCGTTTGGCGCATGCTGACACTACTCCTGCACAACAG ATCCTACAAGTTTACGGCACTGATCTTGTCGTTTGCCAGCCCGGGACGGTTAAACCCACAGGATGTGGAGATCATTACCAAACGGTTGCGCTTCACCGAGTGGCTGTTCCTGTACTATCTTGCCAAAAACATGGATGCGCACCTGTTCCGCAAAGTGTTGCGCCAAATAACGGACGAGCTAAGACACCCGaaggaggacgaggacgacgaacatgacgacgacgaccaccaccaccgccatcatGGTGGCATCGATACAGTTGATGGGCACCATGACGACGATGATAGTGACATAGAGATGGTTAAGCTGCGGTACGAGCATGACCATAAGAAGGCCTAA
- the LOC1281698 gene encoding innexin inx1 codes for MFKLLGGLKQYFKWQDIQTDNIVFRLHNTFTTALLLACSLIITATQYVGNPISCIVGGVPAHVVNTFCWISSTFTMPDAFRRQVGREVAHPGISNDFDDEDAKKYYTYYQWVCFVLFFQAIACYTPKFIWDAVEGGLMRMIVMGLNRGACKEQEKCAKKQILLDYLLTHLKRHKIYALRYWICEGLCFVNIVVQLWLMNRFFNGEFISYGWDVLNYSDQPQEQRADPMVYVFPRVTKCNFYKYGASGSIQKHDAMCILPLNIVNEKTYIFIWFWFIILACFLAGLIVYRAVIIFVPSVRSQLLNARNRMVPRNVAKTISTSLDLGDWWIVYMLARNLDPIIFKDVATELAKRIELNDADENDQNEKKRMH; via the exons ATGTTTAAGCTGCTCGGAGGGTTAAAGCAGTACTTCAAATGGCAGGACATCCAGACGGACAACATTGTGTTCCGGTTGCACAACACCTTCACCACCGCGCTGCTGCTCGCGTGCAGTCTGATCATTACCGCCACCCAGTATGTGGGCAATCCGATCAGCTGCATCGTTGGCGGCGTTCCGGCACACGTCGTGAACACGTTCTGCTGGATCTCTAGTACCTTCACCATGCCGGATGCGTTCCGTCGACAG GTTGGACGCGAAGTAGCACATCCTGGCATATCGAACGACTTCGACGATGAAGATGCGAAGAAATATTACACCTACTACCAGTGGGTCTGCTTCGTGCTGTTCTTCCAG GCGATCGCTTGCTACACTCCAAAGTTCATCTGGGACGCGGTGGAGGGCGGACTGATGCGAATGATCGTGATGGGGCTGAATCGGGGCGCGTGCAAGGAGCAGGAAAAGTGTGCCAAAAAGCAGATCCTCCTCGACTACCTGCTAACTCACCTGAAGCGCCACAAGATCTACGCCCTGCGCTACTGGATCTGCGAAGGGCTCTGCTTCGTCAACATTGTCGTGCAGCTGTGGCTGATGAATCGGTTCTTCAACGGTGAGTTCATCTCGTACGGCTGGGACGTGCTGAACTACTCGGACCAGCCCCAGGAGCAGCGGGCCGATCCGATGGTGTATGTCTTCCCGCGCGTCACCAAGTGTAACTTCTACAAGTATGGTGCGTCTGGATCGATTCAAAAGCACGACGCCATGTGCATACTGCCGCTGAACATCGTCAACGAGAAGACGTACATCTTCATCTGGTTTTGGTTCATCATTTTGGCCTGCTTTTTGGCCGGATTGATTGTGTACCG AGCTGTCATCATCTTTGTGCCTTCGGTGCGATCACAACTGCTGAACGCGCGTAACCGTATGGTGCCTCGGAACGTTGCGAAAACGATCTCCACCAGCCTGGATCTGGGCGATTGGTGGATCGTGTACATGCTAGCACGAAATCTGGACCCAATCATCTTCAAGGACGTAGCGACAGAGCTTGCGAAACGTATCGAGCTGAACGATGCGGACGAAAACGATCAGAACGAGAAGAAGCGTATGCACTAA